A genomic window from Microbacterium sp. ET2 includes:
- a CDS encoding VOC family protein, producing the protein MPDSSMAQRVSLITLGVADLERALAFYGALGWTPHAQSIDDVVAFFQLDGFVLALWGRSELAEDSGVVDSGGWGGVTLAHNVSSAAAVDAVLDAAADAGARISRPAGPTPWGGYSGVFVDLDGHPWEVAHNPGWQLDGAGRVSIG; encoded by the coding sequence CTGGGTGTCGCAGACCTCGAGCGCGCGCTGGCGTTCTACGGCGCACTCGGATGGACGCCGCACGCTCAGTCGATCGACGATGTCGTCGCCTTCTTCCAGCTCGACGGCTTCGTGCTCGCGCTCTGGGGGAGAAGCGAGCTCGCCGAGGACTCCGGTGTCGTGGACTCCGGCGGATGGGGCGGGGTGACCCTGGCGCACAACGTCTCCTCCGCCGCCGCTGTCGATGCCGTCCTCGACGCAGCCGCAGACGCCGGAGCACGGATCAGTCGTCCAGCCGGGCCGACCCCGTGGGGCGGCTACTCCGGCGTCTTCGTCGACCTCGACGGGCATCCGTGGGAGGTCGCGCACAATCCCGGGTGGCAGCTCGACGGTGCGGGGCGGGTGTCGATCGGCTGA